In the genome of Bradyrhizobium arachidis, one region contains:
- a CDS encoding LysR family transcriptional regulator, whose product MALGLRQIRYFIAIADAGVLSRAAETLNIAQSALSHHVAALEADLGVKLLERRPRGVALTAAGRRLYEHGSAVLASLGKAEEDVRSFNEAATGPVSLGLSHTAISMVALDLMKAVRKHSPGVHLSVVEALSPALIERVLSGTVDLALAYNPPRDARLDVAWLHEEDLYLVGHPSLIGRSSTPIALSAIPQRSVLGLTPIPASRAIIQTQVLRNQIIPSETLEVDSLSALRMALEAGLGCAILSRATVLADIAAEKYHARRIVDPPLSRSLGLVALADRPQTKAFLEVRKTVTEVVRAAVDERRWPAKTSERQKRRRGAAA is encoded by the coding sequence ATTGCGGCAGATCAGATATTTCATCGCGATCGCCGACGCCGGCGTGCTGTCGCGGGCGGCCGAGACCCTCAACATCGCGCAGTCCGCGCTCAGCCATCACGTTGCGGCGCTCGAAGCCGATCTCGGCGTGAAGCTGCTGGAACGGCGGCCACGCGGCGTCGCCCTGACCGCGGCCGGCCGCCGTCTCTACGAACATGGCAGCGCGGTGCTTGCGAGCCTCGGCAAGGCCGAGGAGGACGTGCGGAGCTTCAACGAGGCGGCAACCGGACCGGTGAGCCTCGGCCTCAGCCACACCGCGATCTCGATGGTCGCGCTCGATCTCATGAAGGCGGTCCGCAAGCACTCCCCCGGCGTGCATCTGAGCGTCGTCGAAGCGCTGTCACCGGCGCTGATCGAGCGCGTCCTCTCCGGCACGGTCGATCTCGCGCTGGCGTACAATCCGCCGCGGGATGCCCGCCTCGACGTAGCCTGGCTGCACGAGGAAGACCTCTACCTCGTCGGGCATCCGAGCCTGATCGGCCGATCCTCCACGCCGATCGCCCTCTCCGCCATTCCGCAGAGGAGCGTGCTCGGGCTGACGCCGATTCCGGCATCGCGCGCCATCATCCAGACCCAGGTGCTGCGCAACCAGATTATCCCGAGCGAAACACTCGAGGTCGATTCGCTGTCGGCGCTGCGCATGGCGCTCGAAGCCGGCCTCGGATGCGCGATCCTGTCCCGCGCAACTGTCCTTGCGGACATCGCGGCGGAGAAATATCACGCGCGCCGCATCGTCGATCCGCCCCTCTCGCGTTCGCTTGGACTCGTGGCTCTCGCGGACCGGCCGCAGACCAAGGCCTTCCTCGAGGTTCGCAAGACCGTGACGGAGGTCGTCCGAGCGGCCGTCGACGAACGGCGATGGCCAGCAA